From Pseudovibrio sp. Tun.PSC04-5.I4, a single genomic window includes:
- a CDS encoding 2-dehydro-3-deoxy-6-phosphogalactonate aldolase gives MTTIKKPAPRNLMAILRGVKPTEILDIVEALIDAGFSKIEVPLNSPDALTSISMAQEKFGNLSAIGAGTVLTAEAVKQVRAAGGTFIVSPNYDEDVIRTTKAEGMASYPGVLTPSECFAALKAGADALKIFPAFQVGVKGIQALRAVLPKEMLVYAVGGVGPAEFAEYVSAGCQGFGMASNLYKPGYTAAQVAERAKEMVAAYDALQLGANA, from the coding sequence ATGACAACAATTAAAAAACCCGCCCCACGCAACCTTATGGCTATCCTCCGTGGCGTGAAACCAACTGAAATTCTGGATATCGTAGAAGCGCTTATAGATGCAGGCTTTTCCAAGATCGAAGTGCCTCTCAATTCACCGGATGCGCTCACATCTATCTCCATGGCGCAGGAAAAATTCGGCAACCTATCCGCCATCGGAGCGGGCACAGTTTTAACCGCAGAGGCGGTAAAGCAGGTTCGCGCTGCTGGCGGAACGTTCATCGTCTCTCCCAACTACGATGAAGATGTTATCCGCACCACAAAAGCAGAAGGCATGGCCTCCTACCCCGGAGTTCTTACCCCTTCTGAATGTTTTGCAGCGCTCAAAGCAGGTGCTGATGCACTCAAGATTTTCCCGGCGTTTCAGGTCGGCGTAAAAGGAATACAGGCACTGCGTGCAGTGCTGCCCAAAGAGATGCTCGTCTATGCAGTTGGCGGAGTTGGCCCGGCTGAGTTTGCCGAATATGTATCAGCTGGCTGTCAGGGTTTTGGAATGGCCAGCAACCTTTACAAACCGGGTTACACAGCCGCGCAAGTAGCTGAACGGGCAAAAGAAATGGTAGCTGCCTATGATGCTTTGCAGCTCGGAGCCAATGCATGA
- a CDS encoding 2-dehydro-3-deoxygalactonokinase, whose translation MNQVVSTNNDLRQITSASSWIAVDWGTSSLRAWLIDENGTTQNHAKTTQGAGTLQPSEFEGVLLDLVGDWLPSNANPTQVYICGMAGSRQGWTEAEYVPVPTKLTELHTQLVAPKTTNARIQPFIVPGLCQKSAEHPDVMRGEETLLLGILDELSNKSGVFCLPGTHSKWVEMEEGTITRTSTFLSGELFALIAKQSILRHSLDTEAELDKDVFLSTLDQLKNQEATLLGNLFGLRAGQLLNGTSTQAGASRLSGLIIGTELLGMLAKCGNNPPKEVHLVGGSVLAETYALALQHLGIKPTLHDADKAALKGLSVVRKGAQNDNN comes from the coding sequence ATGAACCAAGTGGTATCGACAAATAACGACCTCCGTCAGATCACATCTGCAAGCAGCTGGATTGCCGTTGACTGGGGAACATCCAGTCTGCGGGCATGGCTGATAGACGAAAACGGAACAACGCAAAACCACGCAAAAACCACGCAAGGGGCTGGTACGCTTCAACCCTCTGAGTTTGAAGGGGTTTTGCTGGATTTGGTCGGAGACTGGCTCCCGAGCAACGCAAACCCAACGCAAGTGTACATTTGCGGCATGGCTGGCAGCCGTCAGGGCTGGACCGAAGCTGAATATGTGCCTGTCCCAACCAAACTGACAGAACTGCACACGCAGCTTGTTGCGCCAAAAACAACCAATGCCCGTATCCAGCCGTTCATAGTGCCGGGACTCTGCCAAAAATCAGCGGAACACCCGGATGTTATGCGCGGTGAGGAAACACTCCTGCTCGGTATTCTGGACGAGTTATCAAACAAATCCGGCGTGTTTTGTCTGCCCGGTACTCACAGCAAGTGGGTGGAGATGGAAGAGGGGACAATTACCCGAACCTCCACTTTCCTCAGCGGCGAGTTATTCGCGTTGATCGCAAAGCAGTCCATCCTGCGTCACTCTCTGGATACAGAGGCAGAATTGGACAAGGATGTATTCCTGTCCACGCTGGATCAACTGAAAAATCAGGAAGCTACATTGCTCGGAAACCTGTTTGGATTGCGGGCCGGGCAATTGCTGAACGGCACCAGCACCCAAGCTGGAGCCTCACGCCTCTCTGGACTTATTATCGGAACAGAGCTGCTTGGTATGTTGGCTAAATGCGGGAACAACCCTCCCAAAGAGGTGCATCTGGTCGGAGGAAGTGTTCTGGCCGAAACTTACGCCCTCGCTCTCCAGCATCTGGGTATCAAACCAACTTTGCATGATGCAGATAAAGCTGCACTCAAAGGACTTTCCGTTGTTAGAAAAGGCGCACAAAATGACAACAATTAA
- a CDS encoding SMP-30/gluconolactonase/LRE family protein: MSEPYVFADTQCSLGEGPLWAPSHNALFWVDINNNMVLRKGINGALKTWQFDEPISAFAQIPETGDLMLSSATGLYRWSPEKHTRELIHLVEDQNPVTRSNDGRTDRSGGFWISSMGHKAEKGAGSLYRFFKGELAKVSGDITIPNSLCFSPDGSVAYFSDTVTSQIIKWSLNAQTGLPEGPAEIFADISGTGFGPDGSVVDAEGYLWNAQWGGYRVVRYKPDGSIDRIVEVDASQPSCPAFGGPDYKTLYITTARENLSEEQLTKEPLSGAVFAVSIDTPGLPDPELQM, translated from the coding sequence ATGAGTGAGCCCTATGTATTTGCGGATACACAGTGCAGTTTAGGGGAGGGGCCTCTCTGGGCCCCCTCCCACAACGCTTTGTTCTGGGTCGATATCAACAACAATATGGTGTTGAGAAAAGGGATAAACGGCGCACTCAAAACATGGCAGTTCGACGAACCTATTTCCGCGTTTGCCCAAATTCCTGAAACCGGCGATCTGATGTTATCCTCTGCAACGGGACTGTACCGCTGGTCTCCAGAAAAGCACACCAGAGAACTTATCCACCTTGTTGAGGACCAAAATCCGGTCACCCGCTCCAATGATGGCCGCACAGATCGCAGCGGTGGATTCTGGATTTCCTCCATGGGTCACAAAGCTGAAAAGGGCGCCGGTAGCCTTTACCGCTTCTTCAAAGGGGAATTAGCCAAGGTATCTGGGGATATCACAATCCCGAATTCCCTTTGTTTCTCGCCAGATGGCTCGGTTGCGTACTTTTCCGACACGGTGACATCCCAGATCATCAAATGGTCACTAAATGCACAAACTGGCTTGCCAGAAGGACCAGCAGAGATATTTGCCGATATCTCCGGGACAGGATTTGGCCCCGACGGTTCCGTAGTTGATGCTGAGGGATATCTCTGGAACGCTCAATGGGGCGGCTACAGAGTCGTACGCTATAAACCAGATGGTTCTATTGATCGAATTGTTGAGGTAGACGCAAGTCAACCATCTTGTCCTGCGTTTGGTGGGCCAGACTACAAGACGCTGTATATTACCACGGCTCGTGAAAACCTGAGTGAGGAACAATTGACAAAAGAACCTCTCTCTGGCGCTGTTTTCGCAGTCTCCATTGACACTCCCGGTCTCCCGGACCCCGAACTGCAAATGTGA
- a CDS encoding beta-galactosidase: MSEKKHLGICYYPEHWPQEMWAQDAKEMAELGITYVRIAEFAWSRIEPEPGSFKWEWLDKAIETLASVGLRLILCTPTATPPRWMVDKHPDMLALDENGNQRKFGSRRHYCFSHEGYRWESRRITEILAERYGNHPAVAGWQTDNEYGCHDTVRSWSQSAHKGFQLWLAQKYGTINALNEAWGNVFWSMEYNSFEQVDLPYLTVTESNPSHRLDFKRYSSDQVAEFNSEQVDILRKLSPGRSIIHNFMGNTFSFDHYKVGDQLDISSWDCYPLGFHSQYQMENPLGTPEGYWEDYFQQGDPDYQGFHHDLYRQAGHGRLWIMELQPGPVNWAPYNPIPLNGMVRLWSWEAFAHGAETTSYFRWRQAPFAQEQMHAGLKQTDNKPAQAFVEAAQVAKEIEALGPFTPCEAPVALVVDYESHWAHETQQQGQDFSYFRLVLGYYRALRQKGVDVEIIRPASQDLSPYKLVIVPALYALSEDLSENLTAYVEFGGVVLGGPRLGQKDKNYQISQKTLRLPSPFETLEVLRVGTGPKEFVTVVCDMADQERGKAHVWQEEIITSLPVLFEDTNKQPVFMGENNIYYVSAWADPALMNSILDEVFKAAKIEKVELPNGLRRSKTSIGTFYYNYSKNKWNLKALRLAEAAELDGLELPPAGVALVREGIDEL, from the coding sequence ATGAGCGAAAAGAAACACTTAGGTATCTGCTACTATCCAGAACACTGGCCACAGGAGATGTGGGCGCAAGATGCCAAAGAAATGGCTGAGCTGGGCATTACCTATGTGCGGATCGCTGAATTTGCATGGTCACGGATAGAGCCGGAACCCGGGTCGTTCAAGTGGGAGTGGCTGGACAAGGCAATTGAGACCCTCGCAAGTGTGGGCCTCAGGCTCATCCTGTGTACACCCACAGCAACCCCGCCGCGTTGGATGGTGGATAAACACCCGGACATGCTCGCCCTTGATGAGAATGGCAACCAACGCAAGTTCGGTTCTCGTCGTCATTATTGCTTCTCGCATGAAGGATACAGATGGGAATCTCGCCGGATTACAGAAATCCTCGCAGAGCGGTACGGTAATCACCCTGCTGTTGCAGGTTGGCAGACGGATAATGAGTACGGGTGTCATGATACCGTGCGTTCATGGTCCCAGTCGGCCCACAAAGGCTTTCAACTCTGGTTGGCGCAAAAGTACGGCACGATCAATGCGTTAAACGAAGCTTGGGGCAATGTGTTCTGGTCTATGGAATATAACAGCTTCGAACAGGTCGACCTGCCATATCTGACGGTGACCGAAAGTAATCCATCACATAGACTTGATTTCAAAAGATATTCCTCCGATCAGGTTGCCGAATTCAACAGTGAACAGGTCGATATTCTGCGCAAGCTGTCGCCCGGTCGTTCGATCATCCATAACTTCATGGGCAACACGTTTTCCTTTGACCATTACAAAGTTGGCGACCAACTCGATATTTCCAGCTGGGACTGTTATCCCCTTGGATTCCATAGCCAATACCAAATGGAAAACCCGCTCGGTACGCCTGAAGGATACTGGGAAGACTACTTCCAGCAAGGCGATCCAGATTATCAGGGCTTCCACCATGATCTCTACCGCCAAGCCGGTCATGGCCGCCTCTGGATCATGGAGCTGCAACCCGGCCCCGTGAATTGGGCACCGTATAACCCGATCCCGCTCAACGGTATGGTGCGCCTGTGGAGTTGGGAAGCTTTCGCCCATGGTGCTGAAACAACAAGCTATTTCCGCTGGAGACAGGCTCCATTCGCACAAGAGCAGATGCATGCAGGTCTCAAGCAGACCGATAATAAACCAGCTCAGGCCTTCGTTGAGGCAGCTCAAGTTGCTAAGGAAATCGAAGCACTTGGCCCGTTCACACCCTGCGAAGCACCGGTTGCTCTGGTTGTTGACTATGAAAGTCACTGGGCACACGAAACCCAGCAGCAAGGTCAGGACTTTAGCTATTTTCGATTGGTACTGGGATACTACCGCGCGCTGCGCCAGAAAGGCGTGGATGTAGAAATCATACGTCCAGCCTCTCAGGATCTATCCCCCTACAAGCTTGTCATTGTCCCCGCGCTCTACGCTTTGAGTGAAGACCTTTCCGAGAATCTCACTGCTTATGTTGAGTTCGGAGGTGTCGTCCTCGGTGGTCCACGATTGGGACAAAAAGACAAAAACTACCAGATCTCTCAGAAAACTCTACGCCTTCCTAGCCCGTTTGAAACACTGGAAGTTCTGCGTGTTGGCACCGGTCCTAAAGAGTTTGTCACCGTGGTTTGCGATATGGCAGATCAGGAGCGTGGCAAGGCTCATGTCTGGCAGGAAGAGATTATCACGAGCTTGCCGGTGTTGTTTGAAGATACAAATAAGCAGCCCGTCTTTATGGGCGAAAACAACATCTACTACGTTTCTGCCTGGGCTGATCCTGCATTGATGAATTCTATTCTGGATGAAGTGTTTAAGGCAGCAAAAATAGAGAAGGTAGAACTGCCCAATGGATTGCGGAGAAGCAAGACATCCATAGGCACATTCTATTATAACTACTCGAAAAATAAGTGGAATTTGAAAGCGCTTCGCTTAGCTGAAGCTGCTGAATTGGATGGATTGGAGCTGCCTCCAGCAGGGGTTGCTCTGGTTCGGGAAGGAATAGACGAGCTATGA